One Candidatus Saccharibacteria bacterium RAAC3_TM7_1 genomic region harbors:
- a CDS encoding hypothetical protein (RAAC3_TM7_1_137) → MKQVPYQAPDFSLPDENGEVKTLADFKGKWLVLYFYPKDDTPGCTTEACSLRDARDGLMEAGAEVVGISKDQASDHEKFKAKYKLNFTLLSDSEVGSSKHMVLGVRRCLAKREFYVRPSSLILRVKSSKSGVA, encoded by the coding sequence ATGAAGCAAGTACCATACCAGGCACCAGATTTTTCACTGCCAGATGAAAATGGCGAAGTAAAAACACTAGCCGACTTTAAGGGTAAATGGCTAGTACTCTATTTTTATCCCAAAGATGATACGCCCGGTTGTACGACTGAAGCTTGTAGCCTACGCGATGCGCGTGATGGACTGATGGAAGCGGGAGCGGAAGTCGTCGGTATCAGCAAGGATCAGGCGTCCGATCATGAAAAGTTCAAGGCAAAGTATAAACTGAATTTTACGCTTTTGTCTGACTCGGAAGTAGGGTCATCGAAGCATATGGTGCTTGGGGTAAGAAGATGTTTGGCAAAGAGGGAATTTTACGTAAGACCTTCCTCATTAATCCTCAGGGTCAAGTCGTCAAAGTCTGGGGTCGCGTGA